In Streptantibioticus cattleyicolor NRRL 8057 = DSM 46488, a genomic segment contains:
- a CDS encoding TetR/AcrR family transcriptional regulator has product MHLASTDSGPQRRRHGAELEAALLDAAWDELMERGYSALTFAAVAQRAGTSRPVVNRHWATKDALVRDAITRASDRFSLADPDTGSLRDDTVALLEQLNGAFTMFAAAMTAQLAAYFEETGTTPAELRASLIEQRWSLIESVTRRAVERGEIDGAKLTPRITRLPYDLLRHDVLMNLRPLSSSALEEIVDTVFIPLVT; this is encoded by the coding sequence ATGCATCTTGCAAGTACGGATTCCGGCCCCCAGCGCCGCCGGCACGGCGCGGAACTGGAGGCGGCGCTGCTCGACGCCGCGTGGGACGAGCTGATGGAACGCGGATACTCCGCGCTCACCTTCGCCGCAGTCGCACAGCGCGCCGGCACCAGCCGGCCGGTCGTCAACCGCCACTGGGCCACCAAGGACGCGCTCGTCCGGGACGCAATCACCCGCGCCAGCGACCGGTTCTCGCTGGCCGACCCCGACACCGGATCGCTGCGCGACGACACCGTCGCGCTGCTGGAACAGCTCAACGGCGCCTTCACCATGTTCGCCGCGGCGATGACCGCGCAACTGGCCGCCTACTTCGAGGAGACCGGGACGACACCCGCCGAACTGCGCGCGTCCCTGATCGAACAGCGGTGGTCACTGATCGAGTCCGTGACGCGGCGTGCCGTCGAACGGGGCGAGATCGACGGTGCGAAGCTCACCCCGCGCATCACGCGGTTGCCGTACGACCTGCTCAGGCACGACGTGCTCATGAACCTGCGGCCGTTGTCCTCGTCAGCCCTGGAGGAGATCGTCGACACCGTCTTCATCCCGCTGGTCACCTGA
- a CDS encoding ATP-binding SpoIIE family protein phosphatase, with translation MDAVPLHPDIDPATAVTVEDFAELLRRLRTRADQPSLRTMERWAIRHGKSLSRSAVADMLAGRTFPTKARLFAFLQVCGVEPADDPRWETAWNRLAEERRRQQPGISRLGSAGEQAAVELGLGMHDDEAEDLLEPTWSDAEERLAAITNEATATAETLREQLAQLRLAGAEVSATLDNARLSRLESVTAVNLQRSLLPIRPPRIPGVRIAYDYHPGHGNAAGGDWFDAIRLPSGRVALVVGDVMGHGLMSAAVMGQFRTSIITMASMDLPPAQLLRQLDNLTHHLSTEHLATCIYSVYDPVRRTLTLANAGHVPPVLVDADGKPRLLEIPTGAPIGVGGVAFEEMRVPIDDGSWLVMCTDGLVESRSRPIDEGLEALCAGITDGPADSPQEVCEQIMTRLQPDYCDDDVALLVARLDGIAPDDVAEWQLPRHPSQARVARAATVERLAAWGLHNLVELAELLVSELVTNALRVARHDVQLRLMRTDNKLLVEVSDDDHNMPTLRPASATDEDGRGLGLVSRLSDEWGASRTAGGKVVWFEVRL, from the coding sequence ATGGACGCTGTGCCCTTGCATCCCGACATCGACCCGGCCACGGCCGTCACCGTCGAGGACTTCGCGGAACTGCTGAGGCGATTACGCACCCGCGCCGATCAGCCGTCGCTGCGGACCATGGAGCGGTGGGCCATCAGGCACGGCAAGTCGCTGTCGCGTTCGGCGGTCGCGGACATGCTGGCGGGACGCACCTTCCCCACCAAGGCCCGGCTCTTCGCCTTCCTCCAGGTGTGCGGGGTGGAGCCCGCCGACGACCCGCGCTGGGAGACCGCGTGGAACCGGCTGGCCGAGGAACGGCGCCGCCAGCAGCCGGGCATCAGCCGTCTGGGGTCCGCCGGCGAGCAGGCAGCCGTGGAACTCGGGCTCGGCATGCACGACGACGAGGCCGAGGACCTGCTGGAGCCCACCTGGTCGGACGCCGAGGAACGGCTGGCCGCCATCACCAACGAGGCCACCGCCACCGCCGAGACCCTCCGGGAGCAGCTGGCCCAACTACGCCTGGCCGGGGCCGAGGTCAGCGCGACGCTGGACAACGCCCGCCTCAGCCGCCTGGAGTCGGTGACCGCGGTCAACCTGCAACGCAGCCTGCTCCCCATCCGTCCGCCCCGGATCCCCGGGGTGCGGATCGCCTACGACTACCACCCCGGGCACGGCAACGCGGCGGGCGGCGACTGGTTCGACGCCATCCGGCTGCCGAGCGGCCGGGTAGCCCTGGTCGTCGGCGACGTCATGGGGCACGGCCTGATGAGCGCCGCGGTGATGGGCCAGTTCCGCACCTCCATCATCACCATGGCCTCGATGGACCTGCCGCCCGCCCAACTCCTGCGCCAACTGGACAACCTCACCCACCACCTGAGCACCGAGCACCTCGCCACCTGCATCTACAGCGTCTACGACCCGGTGCGGCGCACCCTGACCCTCGCCAACGCCGGTCACGTCCCGCCGGTCCTCGTCGACGCGGACGGCAAGCCCCGGCTGCTGGAGATACCCACCGGCGCGCCGATCGGCGTCGGCGGTGTGGCCTTCGAGGAGATGCGGGTCCCGATAGACGACGGCAGCTGGCTGGTGATGTGCACCGACGGACTGGTGGAGAGCCGCAGCCGCCCCATCGACGAGGGCCTGGAGGCGCTGTGCGCCGGCATCACCGACGGGCCCGCCGACAGCCCCCAGGAGGTGTGCGAACAGATCATGACCCGCCTGCAACCCGACTACTGCGACGACGACGTCGCCCTGCTCGTCGCCCGGCTCGACGGCATCGCACCCGACGACGTGGCCGAATGGCAACTGCCCCGTCACCCCTCCCAAGCCCGCGTCGCCCGCGCCGCCACCGTGGAACGCCTCGCCGCCTGGGGCCTGCACAACCTCGTCGAACTCGCCGAACTCCTCGTCAGCGAACTGGTCACCAACGCCCTGCGGGTGGCCCGGCACGACGTCCAACTACGCCTGATGCGCACCGACAACAAACTGCTCGTCGAAGTCAGCGACGACGACCACAACATGCCCACCCTGCGCCCGGCGAGCGCCACCGACGAGGACGGGCGCGGTCTGGGCCTGGTCAGCCGGCTCTCCGACGAGTGGGGCGCGAGCCGCACCGCCGGCGGCAAGGTCGTGTGGTTCGAGGTACGACTGTGA
- a CDS encoding TetR family transcriptional regulator — protein sequence MGRWEPDARGRLLQAALELFAEHGFDRTTVAEITARAGLTKRTFFRHFADKRDVLFAGSGHLHEVTVRAVAEAPDSVRPIAAVAEGLKAATAIFLDREGSRVRQAVIAANPELQERELVKLASLSAAIADALRERGVPDRTASLAAEAGIAALKVAFACWLAAPGERDDAPDLPRLVLDTLDELGAVAAGA from the coding sequence ATGGGACGATGGGAGCCGGACGCGCGTGGCCGGCTGTTGCAGGCGGCCTTGGAGCTCTTCGCGGAGCACGGGTTCGACCGGACCACGGTGGCGGAGATCACCGCGCGGGCCGGGCTGACCAAGCGCACGTTCTTCCGGCACTTCGCCGACAAGCGCGACGTGCTCTTCGCGGGCTCGGGCCATCTGCACGAGGTGACCGTGCGGGCGGTCGCCGAGGCCCCCGACTCCGTCCGGCCCATCGCCGCGGTCGCCGAGGGCCTCAAGGCCGCCACCGCGATCTTCCTCGACCGCGAGGGCTCCCGGGTCCGTCAGGCGGTCATCGCCGCCAACCCCGAACTCCAGGAACGCGAACTGGTCAAGCTCGCCTCCCTCTCCGCCGCCATCGCCGACGCGCTGCGCGAACGCGGCGTCCCCGACCGCACCGCGAGCCTGGCCGCGGAGGCCGGGATCGCCGCCCTCAAGGTCGCCTTCGCGTGCTGGCTCGCCGCGCCCGGCGAACGGGACGACGCACCCGACCTGCCGCGGCTCGTCCTCGACACGCTCGACGAACTGGGGGCCGTGGCCGCCGGCGCCTGA
- a CDS encoding SDR family oxidoreductase, which translates to MRVFVTGASGHIGSAVVPELLGAGHQVVGLARSDASADKVAALGAEVRRGDLDDLDGLREAAALADGVLHLAYKHEAMLRGDLVTGAVADLRAVEAMGEALTGSDKPLVIMGGTLLLTFAGITGRPGTEEDVLASAPRADSENAVIALAGRGVRSAAVRLSPVVHSAYDRGGFIPTLISIAAGKGFSAYVGEGANHWPAVHTLDAARLCRLALEKAPAGSRLHAAADEGIPFRRIAESIGRHLDVPVKSVTAEEAADHFGFLGALVTLDNPVSTARTREVLGWQPVHPGLLADLDEGHYFAGRTA; encoded by the coding sequence ATGCGTGTTTTCGTCACCGGCGCGTCCGGTCACATCGGCAGCGCCGTCGTCCCCGAACTGCTCGGCGCCGGCCACCAGGTCGTCGGGCTGGCCCGCTCCGACGCCTCGGCCGACAAGGTCGCGGCGCTCGGGGCCGAGGTCCGCCGCGGCGACCTGGACGACCTCGACGGGCTGCGGGAGGCCGCCGCCCTGGCCGACGGCGTCCTCCACCTCGCCTACAAGCACGAGGCGATGCTCCGCGGCGACCTCGTCACCGGCGCCGTCGCCGACCTGCGGGCCGTCGAGGCGATGGGCGAGGCGCTGACCGGCTCCGACAAGCCGCTGGTGATCATGGGCGGGACGCTGCTCCTCACCTTCGCCGGCATCACCGGACGCCCGGGAACGGAGGAGGACGTCCTGGCCTCGGCGCCCCGGGCCGACTCGGAGAACGCGGTGATCGCGCTCGCCGGACGCGGGGTGCGCTCGGCGGCCGTACGGCTCTCACCGGTCGTCCACAGCGCCTACGACCGCGGCGGCTTCATACCGACGCTGATCTCCATCGCCGCCGGGAAGGGCTTCTCCGCGTACGTGGGGGAGGGGGCCAACCACTGGCCCGCCGTGCACACCCTGGACGCGGCACGGCTGTGCCGGCTCGCGCTGGAGAAGGCACCGGCCGGCTCGCGGCTGCACGCGGCGGCCGACGAGGGGATCCCGTTCCGGCGGATCGCCGAGTCCATCGGCCGCCACCTCGACGTCCCGGTCAAGTCCGTCACCGCCGAGGAGGCGGCGGACCACTTCGGCTTCCTCGGCGCCCTGGTCACGCTCGACAACCCGGTCTCCACCGCCCGAACCCGCGAAGTCCTCGGCTGGCAGCCGGTCCACCCCGGTCTCCTCGCGGACCTGGACGAGGGCCACTACTTCGCCGGCCGGACGGCGTAG